The genomic region CGTCGGCACCGCCGACGGGCACTACTACTTCAGCGGCAACCTGCCGTCGGGCAAGAGCGGCAGGCACATCATCTACTCCCGCTGGGTGCGCTCGGACTCGCAGGAGAACTTCTTCGGCTGCTCCGATGTGACCTTCGACGGCGGCAGCGGTCAGGTGACAGGTGTGGGTCCGGGCGGCTCGAACCCGCCCACCACGCCGCCGCCCACGACGCCTCCGCCGACCACCCCGCCGCCCACGACGCCGCCGCCGACCACCCCGCCGCCGACCACGCCGCCGCCCACCACCCCGCCGCCGACCACGCCGCCGCCGGGTGGCAGCGACTGCATGGCCGTCTACAAGGTGACAAGCGCCTGGCAGGGCGGCTTCCAGGGCGAAGTCACGATCATGAACCACGGCAGTACGGCGTTCTCCGGCTGGACCGCGAGCTGGACCTGGCCCAACGGGCAGGCGATCAATCAGATCTGGAGCGCCACCCAGACGACCTCCGGGGCGTCGGTGACGGCGACGAACGTCGGGTACAACGGCACGGTCGCACCGGAGGGCACCACCACGTTCGGCTTCCTGGCCAGCAGCACAGGAACGAACGGCATTCCGACTGTCACCTGCGCCCGCCGCTGAGCCTTCCCTGAAATGATCAAGAGGTTTGCGTCACCCGGAACCGCTCGGGTGACGCAAACCTCTTGATCGACAGGGTGGAACGGGGTCAGCGGACCATGCTGCCGACCACCGGCTTCGTCAGCAGGGCGGACTGGTTGCGCTGGATGCCCGGGTCGAGGGTCTTGGCCACAAAGATGGCGTGCCAGATGCAGAAGATCAGCACCGTCCACACCTTGCGGGAGTGGTCGGCCTCCTCCCGCTTGTGCTCGTCGAGCAGCCGCAGCGCGTACGACAGGTCGAGCAGGTCACCCGCGCCCGAGGTGCTCAGCACGTGCCGGGCCCACTCGTACATCTCGCCGCGCAGCCAGACCCGGGTGGGCGTCGGGAAGCCCAGCTTCTTACGGTTGACGATCGCCGGCGGCACGACACCCTGCAACGCCTGGCGCATCGCGTACTTCGTGGCGTCCGAGCGCGGCGGCAGCTTCAGGTCCACCGGGATCTTGGCCGCGACGTCGAAGACCTCACGGTCGAGGAACGGCACCCGCACCTCAAGCGAGTGCGACATCGAGATCCGGTCGGCCTTGACCAGGATGTCGCCGCGCAGCCAGGTGTAGAGGTCGACGTACTGCATCTTGGTGACGTCGTCCAGCTCGGTGCACTCGGCGTAGATCGGGGCGGTCACGTCCGTGTAGCGCACCGAGGGGTCGTAGCGCCGCAGCAGGTGCTGCTTCTCCTCCTCGGTGAACATCCGGGCGTTGCCGTAGTAGCGCTCCTCGATCGGAGTGGTGCCGCGCTCCAGGAAGCTCTTGCCCTTGACCCCCTGCGGGATCGCCTTGGAGACCGCCCGCAGGCCCTTCTGCACACCGCCGGGCAGGCCGTTGACGGTGCCGAGCGACAGCGGCTCCCGGTAGATCGTGTAACCGCCGAAGAACTCGTCGGCCCCCTCGCCGGAGAGCACCACAGTGACGTGCTCGGCGGCCTTCTTCGCCACGAAGTAGAGCGGCACCAGCGCCGGGTCCGCCACCGGGTCGTCGAGGTGCCAGACGATCTTCGGCAGCGCGTCGATCATGTCCTGCGGACCGATCTTGGTGGGGATGGTGGTGACGTCCAGGTGCCGGGCCGACTCCTGCGCGACGTCGATCTCCGAATATCCCGGCACGTCGTAGCCGACGGTGAAGGTGAGGATGTTCGGGTTGAACTCGCGGGCCAACGCGACGACTGCCGTCGAGTCGATGCCGCTGGACAGGAACGAGCCGACCGGCACGTCGGAGCGCATGTGCATGCGGACGCTCTCGCGCAGCGTCTCCCGGATCTCGTGGTAGAGCTTCTGTTCGTCGTCGACCGGCGCGGGCCGGAACACCGGCCGGTACCACCGGCGTACGTCGATGCGTCCACCCGGGGTCCAGCTCAGGTACTCCCCCGAGCCGATGCGGCTGATGCCCTTGTGCAGGGTGCCGGGCTCCGGAACGTACTGCAGGGTCAGGTAGTGGCTCAGGTTGGCCGCGTCGACACCCGCGTCGCCCTGGTAGTTGCTGTGCGCGAACGGCAGCAGCGCCTTCTTCTCCGACGCCAGGTACAGGCCGTCGGCGGTCTCCAGGTAGTGCAGCGGCTTGATGCCGAAATAGTCGCGGGCGCCGAACGCACGCCGTTCCTGCCGGTCCCAGATGACGAAGGCGAACATGCCGCGCAGGCGGGTGAGCACCTGCTCGCCCCAGAAGTGGTAGCCGGCGACGACCACCTCGCCGTCCCCGGCGGTGGCGAACTGCGCGCCGAAGGTCCGGACGAGCTCGTCACGCAGCTCGATGTAGTTGTAGATCTCACCGTTGAAGGTGAGCAGATAACGGCCGTTCGCGTAGGGCAGCGGCTCGTGACTCGACGCGACGTCGATGATGGCGAGCCGCTTGTGGGCGAACACGCCGTCCGCGTACCGGCCGGAGGCGTCACCGACCACCTCGACCCCTGTCTCGTCGGGGCCGCGGTGGTGCAGGCATTCCAATGCTCCGGCGATGTGGTCGCGGTGCGCTGCGGCGTTGCCGTTCGCGCTGAAGAAGGCCAGGAGTCCGCACATGGTGGTCATCTTTCCACGCGGTCCGTCGGCCCGTCGCAGCCGTCCGTCGATCCGGAGGGCTCCCGGGCCTCACCAACACGAACCGGGCACGCGGTACCGTCGGGACCAGCAACGACGCGGAGGGAGCGGCGCACATGACCGAGGAACGCACCGACGGTACGCCGACAGACGGCACGGAATCGCACGATCCGGACTTCCCGGAGGCGTTCCTGTCCTTCATGCGGCAGGGCTGGCGCGACACCGAACTTCCGGTCACGCCCCGCCCCGAGGCGCCCAACTACGCCAAGCGCCGCGCCGCGCTGTCGGCGGCCTTCCCCGGCGAGACACTTGTCATCCCGACCGGCGGCGAGAAGGTCCGCGCCAACGACACCGCCTACCCGTTCCGGCCGGGCAGCGACTTCGCCTACCTGACCGGGGACCACGACCCGGACAGCGTGCTGGTGCTGCGCCCGAACGGCTCGGGGCACGACGCGACGCTGTACATGCGGCCCCGCTCGTCCCGCGAGACCGACGAGTTCTTCCGCAGCCGCCACGGCGAGCTGTGGGTCGGCCGGCGGCACACCCTCGGCGAGAAGTCCACCGAGCTGGGCCTGCCCACCGCCGACCTGACCGGCCTGGAGGCGACGCTCGCCGACCTGGCGCCCGGCCGCACCCGGGTGCTGCGCGGCTTCGACGCCCAGGTCGACGCGGCCGTCCGCCCGTACGACGGGGTCCGCGCCGAGGGGCAGCCGCCGCGCGACCGGGAGCTGGCGATCGCCATCTCGGAGCAGAAGCTGGTCAAGGACGAGTGGGAGATCGGCCAGCTCCAGGACGCCATCAACGCCACGGTGCGCGGCTTCGAGGACGTGGCCCGGATCCTGCCGGCCGACCGCGCCGTCTCGGAGCGTCTGCTGGAGGGGATCTTCGCGCTGCGGGCCCGCCACGACGGCAACGACGTCGGGTACGGCTCGATCGTCGGCGCCGGTGAGCACGCCACGATCCTGCACTGGGTGCACAACCACGGCGCCACCCGTCCGGGCGACCTGCTGCTGATGGACATGGGCGTCGAGGGCCGCAACCTCTACACCGCCGACGTGACCCGGGTGCTGCCGGTCAACGGCCGGTTCACCGCCCTGCAGCGCCAGGTCTACGACATCGTGTACGCCTCGCAGCAGGCCGGCATCGACGCGATCCGGCCCGGCGTCACGTTCAAGGACGTCCACCTGACCTGCATGCGGGTGCTCGCCGAGGGCCTCGCCGACCTGGGCCTGCTGCCGGTGAGCGTGGACGAGGCCATGGACGAGAAGTCCTCGGTCTACCGCCGGTGGACGTTGCACGGCTTCGGTCACATGCTCGGCATCGACGTCCACGACTGCTCGAACGCCCGCAAGGAGACCTACCGCGACGGCGCCCTCGGCGAGGGCTACGTGCTCACCGTCGAGCCGGGCCTGTACTTCCAGCCGGAGGACGAGCTGGTCCCCGCCGAGCTGCGCGGCATCGGCATCCGCATCGAGGACGACGTACTGGTCACCGCGACCGGCGCGGTGAACCTGTCCGCCGGCCTGCCGCGCACCGCCGACGAGGTGGAGACCTGGCTCGCCGAGCAGCGCGAGGCGGGCCCTCGCCTGCCCGCCTGACCTCTTTTCCGCCTCACCGCCTGACCGCAGGCCCCGCCCCGCCCCTTCCCCGCCCCCGACCTCCGGGGTGCCGGCGGGAGGGGCGCGGCGTTGCTCCACCCCGTCGCGCCGACGTAGCGGTATCCGGCCGCCGAATTACCGCCCTGTCGGCGCAACGGAGCGGACCACAGTCCCCCGCGCGCCAGCCGTCGATCGACTCGACTTCCTTGATCCGGGGCTTCCGACCCGCTCGGACAGCGCGCTCCCAAGGAACCCGAGTGGAGCACGCCCGAGAACGGGCACGCCCTGCCTGGCGGGGTCCGGGACCACCGAACTCGGCCCGCCGCCATTGATCCACTCCAGATCGCCGATGGTGCGCTGTCCGGGCGCCGGGATACCGCGATATCGGCGCAACGGAGTGGATCACGCCCAACGGCGGCGCTCGGCGGGGGCGTCGAGCGCCTTCACGCCCGGTCCGGGCGAGCGCCGGTACCGCGTTTGGGCTGGTCACGCCCCTTCCTGTCACCCCCGCACGCTTAGCGGGTCCCTGCCCTAACCTGAGGCATATGCGGGGTTTTCTCGGATACGTCCGCCTCGCGAAGATAGTTCTCATACGGTGGGCATCGGAGGCTGCAACCGATTTGTGGCTGGTCGTGGCGCTGCGGGCGGTGCGACCCCGTCTGGTAGTAGGAAGGGCGGAAGGCTCTGATGTCCAACGACGTAACGAGTACCGACGGCGGGGCCTCGACGGCTCCGCCGACACGACGACGACGGGCCCTGTGGGTTGCCGGCGTCGCCGGCCTGACCGGGGTGGTCGGCCTGGCCGCCCTCGGTGGTGTGGCCGCCCGGGACGACAAGCCCACCTCCGATCGGGTGTCCGACGCCCAGCCGTCGACCAACAGGCAGAAGAACGTCAGCGACGCCGGCGGGAGCACCGACGGTGGCGGGGAGAGCGGCGCCAAGGACAACGGCGACGACGACTGGAGCGGCGACGACTGGAGCGGCTTCGACGACCGCGCCGGCAAGGACGACAAGCGGGACGAGAAGGACCGCACCAAGCAGGTGCCCTGCGACTCGGACAAGCTGATCCAGGCGATCACCTTCGCCAACAACGGCGACGGCGGTGTGCTGGAGTTGGCCAAGGGCTGCACGTACACCCTGACCCGCAACCAGGACGGCAACGGCCTCCCGGTGATCACCGAGCCCATCACGCTCAAGGGCGAGCACACGACCATCGGCCGTGAGGCCACCGCCGACTACTTCCGCATCCTGAACGTCGGCCCGGGCGGGCAACTCACCCTCAAGGGCCTGAGCATCAAGGGCGGGCAGACAATCCAGCAGGCCATGACCGTGGAGCCGGCGACGGTCTGGGCGCCGTACTCGACCTCGGTCCGGGCCACCGCGCCGACGGCCGAGTCGGCGGCGGCCAGCGCGTCCGGTGCCGCAGCCAAGCCAGCAACGGCGACGGCAGCCAAGCCGGCAGCGGCGACGGCAGCCAAGCCGGCAGCGGCGACGGCAGCCAAGCCGGCAGCGGCGACGGCAGCCAAGCCGGCAGCGGCGACGGCAGCCAAGCCGGCAGCGGCGACGGCAGCCAAGCCGGCAGCGGCGACGGCAGCCAAGCCGGCAGCGGCGACGGCAGCCAAGCCGGCAGCGGCGACGGCAGCGAAGCCGGCAGCGACGGCAGCGACGGCAGCCAAGCAGACAGCGACCAGTGCGGGAGCTGCCAAGGCGGCGGAGCCGGGAGCAGCCACAGCGATCAAGCCGGGAGCAGCCAAGGCGGCGGAGCCGACGGCGGCAACCAAGGCTGCGACCAAGCCGGCAGTGCCGACGGGAGCAGACAAGGCGGCCGCGGAGGCGGCGGCAGCCAAGCAGTCAGCGGCAGCGGCCAAGACGGCTGCGGCTGCGGCTGCGGAGGCAGCGGCCAAGACGGCTGCGGCTGCGGAGGCAGCGGCAGCCAAGCAGGCGGCCGTGGCAAAGCAGGCCGAGACCAAGCAGGCGGCCACGGCCAAGCAGGCCGACGCCAAGCAGGGCGAGGCCAAGCAGGGCGAGGCCAAGCAGGCAGCCGCAACCGAGCAGGCAGCCGCCAAGCAGGCAGCGACCACAGCGCCGCAGCAGCCAGCGACAATCGCCAAGGCCCCGCCGGCCGCGGCGAGCACGGCGGCTGTCGTGCCGCTGGTCGAGGAGCCCGGGTTCAACGACGGCGCCGGGGTGCTCGTACAGCCTGGGGGCCGGGCGGAGATCCTGGACAGTGAGCTGCTCTACAACCAGTCCGGCGGCAACGGCGGCGGGTTGGCGAACTTCGGCACGACCAGGCTCAGCAAGAGCACCGTGGCACGCAATACCGCCTTCTTCTACGGCGGCGGCATCTTCAACACAGGTGTGCTCCAGGTCGACGAGTCCAAGGTCACGGACAACACGGGGATCGTCGGTGGCGGCGGCATCGCCAACGGCGCGGCCTCGATCGTCACCGAGAGCATCGACGGCGGCGCGGTCTGGGTCTACAAGAGCGAGATCACCGATAACGAGACGCTCGGTGTCGGCGGCGGCGTCCTGGACGTCGGGGGCACCACGACCCTGCACGACACGAAGGTCACCGACAACACCGCGGTCCTGGACGGCGGCGGCGTGGGCGTGGCCGACGGTCAGCTCACCCTCACGCACGCCACGGTGGCCAGGAACAGCGCCGGCCGCGAGGGTGGTGGTGTGGCTGTCGTCGCCGACAGCACCGCGACGATCGAGGACACCGCCATCGCGGACAACACCGCGGGGTCGACGGGCGCCGGCCTCTTCAACGATGAGAGCCGCACGACGCTGCGCGACAGCGAGGTCGTCGGCAACCGGGCCATCGGCCCGTTCGCCCGGGGCGGCGGCATCCTCAACGCCGAGGGGAGCGAGGTCACGCTCTACCGGACGACTGTGGCGCACAACTTCGCCACCCTCGAGCCGGGGGGCATCTTCAACAGCATCGGCGGCACGGTCCTGCTTGACGACGAGTCCGTGGTCACTGCCAACCGCCCGACGAACTGCTTCAACGTTCGGGACTGCTTCGCCTGATCGGGTGGGGCTGAACCACATAGAGGGCGCGCCCCTCCGAGCCGGTCACGGCACGGAGGGGCGTACCCATTTGGGCTGGTCAGAGGCCCGACGGCCCGTCTTGGGGGCGGCGTGCCCGGCCGGGGTCTCCCGCCCGGCGAACGCGGAACATGAACCTAATGTGGGGTTGTTTCGGATACGCCCCCGAGGCGAGGAACATTCTCATACGGTGTTTTTGGGAGCTACAACCGATTTGTAGCAGGGGACGACCGCCTGAGGGCGGCGACCCTGTCTGGTACGAGGAGAGGGCAGAGAGCTCCGATGTCCAACTACCTAACGAACAACGAAGCCTCCGGGCGGGCGACGGCCAAGCGCCGCCGCAAGCTCTGGCTCGCCAGCGGCGTGGCCGGTCTGACGGGCGTGATCAGCCTCGCGGCGGTGGGCGTCGCGGGCAGCGCCGGAGCGGTCGGCCTGAACTGGAACACCGCCCAGGTCAGCAAGGACGGCGACCAGCACGGTGACGAGGGTCGCGACTGGGACAAGGACCAGGACAAGGACAAGGGCAAGGACCGCGACAAGGACCACGAGCGCGGGAAGGAGGTGCCCTGCGACACCGACAAGCTGATTCAGGCGATCGTGTTCGCCAACAACAAGCACGGCGGTGTGCTGGAGCTGGCCAAGGGCTGCACCTACAACCTGAGCCGTAACGACTACCAGGGCAACGGCCTGCCGGTGATCACGGAGAACATCACCCTCAAGGGTGAGCACACCACGATCGTCCGGGAAGCCACTGCCGACTACTTCCGGATCCTGAACGTCGGTAGCGGTGGGCACCTCACCATCAAGGGCCTGACCATCAAGGGCGGCCAGACCCTCGAACTGGACAACGCCGTCGAGCCGGCGGCCGTCTGGGCGTCCTACTCGGACTCCGAGGCGATCGCGGCGCAGGTGAAGGCGGGCGTTCCGCTGAACCAGGCGCTCGCGACGCGGCAGGCCAACCCGAAGGCGGGCCTGAAGGCCGCGCCGAAGGTGACGCCGAAGGCCGCGACGAAGGCGGCGCCGGGCGTCGTCACGCCGCTTGTCGAGGAGCCGGACGAGAACGACGGTGCCGGCATCCTGGTCCAGCCGGGTGGCACCGCCGAGATCCTGGAGTCCGAGGTCGTCCTCAACCAGTCGGGCGGCAACGGCGGTGGCGTGGCCAACTTCGGCACCACGAAGATCTGGCACAGCACCGTCACCCGCAACACCGCGTTCTTCTTCGGTGGGGGTGTCTTCAACGCCGGCCTGCTCAAGGTCGAGGAGTCGAAGATCACCGACAACACCGCAGTCATCGGTGGTGGCGGTATCTCCAACGGCGCCGCGGAGATCTTCACCGACGACGTCGACGGCGGGACCGTCGAGCTCAAGAAGGCGGAGATCACCGACAACGAGACGCTTGGCTTCGGCGGCGGCTACCTCGACATCGAGGGCAACACCACGGCGTACGAGACGAAGTTCGCCTCGAACACCGCCGTCCTCGCCGGTGGCGGTCTGGCCGCGGCCGACAGCCAGCTGAACCTCTACAACAGCACTGTCGAGAAGAACAGCACCGCCGGTGTCGGCGGCGGCGTGGCCATCGCGTTCGACAGCGCGGTCACGTTCGAGAAGGGCGCCATCAAGGACAACACCGCCGGCTTCTTCGGCGGCGGGCTCTTCAACGCCGGCAGCCTCACCACGCTGCGTGAGACCGAGGTCGTCGGCAACCGGGCGATCGGTCCGATCGGGGTCGGTGGCGGCATCTTCAACATCTTCGGCGAGGTCAACCTGTCGAAGGCGAAGGTCGCCTACAACTTCTCCACCTTCGAGCCGGGCGGGGTCTTCAGCTTCTTCGGCGAGGTGCACGTGGACGACAAGTCCGCGATCACCGCGAACCGTCCGACGAACTGCCTGGCCATCCCGGGCGGCACCATCGAGAACTGCTTCGCCTGATCAGGGCGCAGCGCCAGCACGACGGGCCGGCCCCCTTCCGCACGACGCGGAAGGGGGCCGGTCGCCGCTCACTTCTGGACGAACACCGCCACGCTGCGCGCCGGGACGGTGAACGTGCCGGCGGCCCGGTCGAACGACGCCTTCCGCAGCGCCGGGTCGGCCGAGTTCACCAGCACCGGGTGTAGTGCCACGTCCGCCCCCCGCAGACCGGTGACTGTCTGCGTCGCCGTCTGCGGCGTGCCGTTGAGGACGACTGTCACCGACTTCCACTCCCCGCCCAGGCCACGGGCGTCGAGAGTCATGGTCAGCACACCCGGGGTCTCCTGCTCCCCGGACAGCGGGAACGCCACCCGCCGCTGCACCTGCTCGGCGGTGCCCAGCCCGAACACCGGCGAGGACGCCCGGATGCGCAGCAGCTCGGCGTACCGGGCGTCGGTGGTGGTGATCGCCGCGCAGTCGGGCACCAGGGCCGGGTCGGCGAGCAGGGGCTTGGCGTACGGCCACTTGTCCTGGTTGTCAGGCGCCGGCGGCAGGCCGGCGCCGAACCCGTTGCCCCGTGCACAGTCCCAGCGGATCTGGTTGAACCAGTCACCGGAGTTGAACGAGTTGCGGTCCAACGACTTCGACCGCAGTCGCTCGGTGCCGGCGGTGACGAATCCGGTGCCCTGCCCCAGCACCACTGTGCTCAGCGCCAGCACCTGCATCCGCGAACGGTCCGCCGCCGAGGTGACCTGCGGCAGCTTGTACGCCAGCGCGTCGTACAGGATCTCGTTGTCGTGCGCGTCGACGTAGGTGACGGCCTCCCCGGGCGCCGCCGTGTAGCCGGCCGGGGAGCCGTTGTAGTCCACCTGCGCGCCGGTGACCGTCCGTCCCGAGGTGTCGGTGAACCGGTAGTCCCGCAGGTTGCCGGTGAGACCCACCTTGATCACGTCGTGGGCGTGCAGCAGGCGGGCCTTCTGCGCGGCCGCCGACCCGTTCACCGGGTCGCCGTTGGGGTCGGTGTAGAGCCCGGAGGCGAAGCCCTGCACGCGGGGGTTGGTGTCGAACGGTCCGCCGCCGCGCACGGCGTCGCGCAGCCGGTCGTTGAACGTGCCGATGCCGGTGCCGGCCATGTTGGCCTGGGTGGCCTGCACGAACCGGGCGTCGTCCGCGACCTCGCCGAAGTTCCAGCCCTCGCCGTAGAGCATGATCGCCTTGCCGTCCACCCCGTCGCGGGCGACGGTCAGCCGGTCCAGCGCGGCGCGTACGGCCAGGATGTTCGCCTTCGGGTGGTGCCCC from Micromonospora lupini harbors:
- a CDS encoding lytic polysaccharide monooxygenase encodes the protein MNRSRTAAVLTAALTFALGAVALASSPQPAAAHGAAMTPGSRTYLCWQDGLSQTGEIRPNNPACSAAVAQSGSNSLYNWFSVLRSDAGGRTTGFIPDGQLCSGGNSGYKGYDLARTDWPLTHLTSGARLDFRYSNWAHHPGTFYFYVTKDSWSPTRALAWSDLEEPFLTVTNPPQRGSVGTADGHYYFSGNLPSGKSGRHIIYSRWVRSDSQENFFGCSDVTFDGGSGQVTGVGPGGSNPPTTPPPTTPPPTTPPPTTPPPTTPPPTTPPPTTPPPTTPPPGGSDCMAVYKVTSAWQGGFQGEVTIMNHGSTAFSGWTASWTWPNGQAINQIWSATQTTSGASVTATNVGYNGTVAPEGTTTFGFLASSTGTNGIPTVTCARR
- the asnB gene encoding asparagine synthase (glutamine-hydrolyzing), whose product is MCGLLAFFSANGNAAAHRDHIAGALECLHHRGPDETGVEVVGDASGRYADGVFAHKRLAIIDVASSHEPLPYANGRYLLTFNGEIYNYIELRDELVRTFGAQFATAGDGEVVVAGYHFWGEQVLTRLRGMFAFVIWDRQERRAFGARDYFGIKPLHYLETADGLYLASEKKALLPFAHSNYQGDAGVDAANLSHYLTLQYVPEPGTLHKGISRIGSGEYLSWTPGGRIDVRRWYRPVFRPAPVDDEQKLYHEIRETLRESVRMHMRSDVPVGSFLSSGIDSTAVVALAREFNPNILTFTVGYDVPGYSEIDVAQESARHLDVTTIPTKIGPQDMIDALPKIVWHLDDPVADPALVPLYFVAKKAAEHVTVVLSGEGADEFFGGYTIYREPLSLGTVNGLPGGVQKGLRAVSKAIPQGVKGKSFLERGTTPIEERYYGNARMFTEEEKQHLLRRYDPSVRYTDVTAPIYAECTELDDVTKMQYVDLYTWLRGDILVKADRISMSHSLEVRVPFLDREVFDVAAKIPVDLKLPPRSDATKYAMRQALQGVVPPAIVNRKKLGFPTPTRVWLRGEMYEWARHVLSTSGAGDLLDLSYALRLLDEHKREEADHSRKVWTVLIFCIWHAIFVAKTLDPGIQRNQSALLTKPVVGSMVR
- a CDS encoding aminopeptidase P family protein, which codes for MTEERTDGTPTDGTESHDPDFPEAFLSFMRQGWRDTELPVTPRPEAPNYAKRRAALSAAFPGETLVIPTGGEKVRANDTAYPFRPGSDFAYLTGDHDPDSVLVLRPNGSGHDATLYMRPRSSRETDEFFRSRHGELWVGRRHTLGEKSTELGLPTADLTGLEATLADLAPGRTRVLRGFDAQVDAAVRPYDGVRAEGQPPRDRELAIAISEQKLVKDEWEIGQLQDAINATVRGFEDVARILPADRAVSERLLEGIFALRARHDGNDVGYGSIVGAGEHATILHWVHNHGATRPGDLLLMDMGVEGRNLYTADVTRVLPVNGRFTALQRQVYDIVYASQQAGIDAIRPGVTFKDVHLTCMRVLAEGLADLGLLPVSVDEAMDEKSSVYRRWTLHGFGHMLGIDVHDCSNARKETYRDGALGEGYVLTVEPGLYFQPEDELVPAELRGIGIRIEDDVLVTATGAVNLSAGLPRTADEVETWLAEQREAGPRLPA